The proteins below are encoded in one region of Prevotella melaninogenica ATCC 25845:
- the gap gene encoding type I glyceraldehyde-3-phosphate dehydrogenase, translating into MVNVAINGFGRIGRLAFRQMFEAEGYEVVAINDLTSPKMLAHLLKYDTAQGGFAGKFGEGKHTVEATENSIIVDGKEIKISAEMDAANCPWAANNVDVVLECTGFYTSKEKASAHLKAGAKKVVISAPAGNDLPTVVFNTNHKTLTAADTVISAASCTTNCLAPMAAALNAYAPIQSGIMSTIHAYTGDQMILDGPQRKGDLRRSRAGACNIVPNSTGAAKAIGLVIPELNGKLIGSAQRVPTPTGSTTILVAVVKGKDVTVEGINAAMKAASTESFGYTEDQIVSSDIIGMRFGSLFDATQTMVSKISDDCYQVQVVSWYDNENSYTSQMVRTIKYFAELK; encoded by the coding sequence ATGGTAAATGTAGCTATTAACGGCTTTGGCCGTATTGGTCGTCTCGCATTCCGTCAGATGTTCGAGGCTGAAGGTTATGAGGTTGTTGCAATTAACGACTTGACAAGTCCTAAGATGCTTGCTCATCTGTTGAAGTATGATACCGCTCAGGGTGGTTTCGCTGGCAAGTTCGGTGAGGGTAAGCACACTGTAGAGGCTACTGAGAATTCTATCATCGTTGATGGTAAGGAGATTAAGATCTCTGCTGAGATGGACGCTGCTAACTGCCCATGGGCTGCTAACAACGTAGACGTAGTTCTCGAGTGTACAGGTTTCTACACATCTAAGGAGAAGGCTTCTGCTCACCTCAAGGCTGGTGCTAAGAAGGTAGTTATCTCTGCTCCTGCAGGTAACGATCTCCCAACAGTTGTTTTCAATACTAACCACAAGACTTTGACTGCAGCTGATACTGTTATTTCTGCAGCTTCTTGTACAACAAACTGCTTGGCTCCAATGGCAGCTGCGTTGAACGCATATGCTCCAATCCAGTCAGGTATCATGTCAACAATCCACGCTTACACTGGTGACCAGATGATTCTCGATGGTCCACAGCGCAAGGGTGACCTCCGTCGTTCACGTGCAGGTGCTTGCAACATCGTTCCTAACTCAACTGGTGCTGCTAAGGCTATCGGTCTCGTTATCCCAGAGTTGAATGGTAAGTTGATCGGTTCTGCACAGCGCGTTCCAACTCCAACAGGTTCTACAACAATCCTCGTTGCTGTTGTTAAGGGTAAGGACGTAACTGTTGAGGGTATCAACGCTGCAATGAAGGCTGCTTCAACTGAGAGCTTCGGTTATACTGAGGATCAGATCGTTTCTTCTGATATCATCGGTATGCGTTTCGGTTCTTTGTTCGATGCAACTCAGACTATGGTAAGCAAGATCAGCGATGATTGCTACCAGGTACAGGTTGTTTCTTGGTACGACAATGAGAACTCTTATACTTCTCAGATGGTTCGTACA
- the mscL gene encoding large-conductance mechanosensitive channel protein MscL, whose product MSKLIQEFKEFAVKGNAVDMAVGVIIGGAFGKIVSSIVDDIIMPPIGWLIGGVNFSDLKYTLPQVEIPGVTAPAPATINYGNFLQTLLDFIIIAFCVFMMVKGINKLSKKKEEEPAAPAPDPEPTNEEKLLSEIRDLLKNK is encoded by the coding sequence ATGAGCAAACTTATTCAAGAATTCAAGGAATTTGCAGTAAAGGGTAATGCCGTTGATATGGCTGTCGGTGTAATCATCGGTGGTGCTTTCGGCAAGATTGTTTCATCTATCGTTGACGATATCATCATGCCTCCTATCGGATGGCTTATCGGTGGCGTTAACTTTTCAGACCTTAAGTACACACTTCCACAAGTAGAAATTCCTGGTGTAACTGCTCCTGCTCCAGCAACCATCAACTATGGTAACTTCTTGCAGACATTGCTTGACTTTATTATCATTGCTTTCTGCGTATTCATGATGGTAAAGGGTATCAACAAGCTCTCTAAGAAGAAGGAAGAGGAACCAGCTGCTCCTGCACCTGATCCAGAGCCAACTAACGAGGAGAAACTGCTCTCTGAGATTCGCGATTTGCTGAAGAACAAGTAA
- the guaA gene encoding glutamine-hydrolyzing GMP synthase, whose protein sequence is MQQKIIILDFGSQTTQLIGRRVRELDTFCEILPYNKFPKDDPSVIGVILSGSPYSVHDPEAFKVDLSQFIGKIPVLGICYGAQYISYSNGGKVEQTGTREYGRANLESIDLNNRLFTGFEKGSQVWMSHGDTITAIPEDYDIIASTGDVKYAAFASKTQPVWAVQFHPEVYHSLQGKQLLENFVVNICGSKQEWSAASFVESAVQEIREQVGNDRVILGLSGGVDSSVCAVLLNKAIGKNLTCIFVDHGMLRKNEFTKVMDAYKGLGLNVIGVDASEQFFKDLEGVTDPEQKRKIIGRDFVEVFNAEAKKITDAKWLAQGTIYPDRIESLSITGMVIKSHHNVGGLPEEMHLQLCEPLRWLFKDEVRRVGYELGMPERLIKRHPFPGPGLAVRILGDITRDKVRILQDADDIYIEKMHNYTMPDGTSLYDHVWQAGTVLLSTIRSVGVMGDERTYEHPVALRAVTSMDAMTADWAHLPYDFMADVSNEIIRKVKGVNRVCYDISSKPPSTIEWE, encoded by the coding sequence ATGCAACAGAAGATTATCATTTTGGATTTCGGCTCACAGACGACACAGCTTATTGGCCGTCGTGTGCGTGAGTTGGATACCTTCTGCGAGATCCTCCCTTACAACAAGTTCCCGAAGGACGACCCATCTGTGATTGGTGTGATTCTTTCTGGTTCACCTTATTCCGTACATGACCCAGAGGCTTTCAAGGTAGACCTCAGTCAGTTTATCGGTAAGATTCCAGTGCTCGGTATCTGTTATGGTGCTCAGTACATCTCTTATTCAAATGGAGGTAAGGTTGAGCAGACGGGTACACGTGAGTATGGTCGTGCCAACTTAGAGAGTATCGACCTTAACAATCGCCTTTTTACAGGCTTTGAGAAAGGCTCGCAGGTATGGATGAGTCATGGTGATACGATTACAGCAATCCCAGAGGATTACGACATTATAGCTTCTACTGGTGATGTTAAGTATGCTGCCTTTGCATCAAAGACACAACCAGTATGGGCAGTACAGTTCCATCCAGAGGTTTACCACTCATTGCAGGGTAAGCAGTTGTTGGAGAACTTCGTTGTGAATATCTGTGGTAGCAAGCAGGAGTGGAGTGCAGCTTCGTTTGTAGAGAGTGCTGTTCAGGAGATTCGTGAACAGGTGGGTAACGACCGTGTTATCCTTGGTCTTTCTGGTGGTGTCGACTCTTCTGTTTGTGCAGTATTGCTTAATAAGGCTATCGGTAAGAACCTTACTTGTATCTTCGTAGACCATGGTATGCTCCGTAAGAATGAGTTTACAAAGGTGATGGATGCTTATAAGGGACTTGGACTGAACGTTATCGGCGTTGATGCATCGGAACAGTTCTTTAAGGATTTGGAAGGTGTTACCGACCCAGAGCAGAAGCGCAAGATTATTGGTCGTGACTTTGTTGAGGTGTTTAACGCTGAGGCAAAGAAGATTACCGATGCTAAGTGGCTCGCACAGGGTACTATCTACCCAGACCGTATTGAGAGCCTTAGTATTACGGGTATGGTTATCAAGAGTCACCATAACGTAGGTGGACTTCCAGAGGAGATGCATCTTCAGCTTTGTGAGCCACTTCGTTGGCTCTTCAAAGACGAGGTTCGCCGTGTAGGTTATGAGCTTGGAATGCCAGAACGCCTTATCAAGCGTCATCCATTCCCAGGTCCTGGTCTTGCTGTTCGTATTTTGGGCGACATCACTCGTGATAAGGTTCGTATCCTTCAAGATGCAGACGATATCTATATCGAGAAGATGCACAACTATACTATGCCAGATGGTACAAGTCTTTACGACCATGTTTGGCAGGCTGGTACCGTATTGCTCTCTACGATTCGTTCAGTAGGAGTGATGGGTGATGAGCGTACTTACGAGCATCCAGTTGCTCTTCGTGCCGTTACATCAATGGATGCAATGACTGCTGACTGGGCACACCTCCCTTATGATTTCATGGCAGATGTTTCTAATGAAATCATTCGTAAGGTGAAGGGAGTTAACCGCGTATGTTACGATATCTCTTCAAAACCACCTTCAACAATTGAGTGGGAGTAA
- a CDS encoding sugar phosphate nucleotidyltransferase — protein MQAMIFAAGLGTRLKPLTDTMPKALVRVGGAPLLEHVIRRLIDAGCSRMVVNVHHFANQITDYLDAHNYGVDIYVSDETEQLLDTGGGIKRAASLFDQYQPVLIHNVDILSNVDLAAFYRHALETKADALLLVSRRVTQRYLIFDSNMRLVGWTNVATGEVKSPHAEIRQLHFVSPTEEESSYYQNNCYLCAFSGIHVLAPSAVQTVEAVDKDKFPIMDFYLNNCDTLDIRGELKTDLHLLDVGKLDSLQAAEDFIANSEYQSSKTEN, from the coding sequence ATGCAGGCAATGATTTTTGCAGCCGGACTCGGTACCCGTTTGAAACCGCTTACTGACACAATGCCAAAAGCGTTGGTAAGGGTGGGAGGTGCGCCACTGCTTGAGCATGTAATCAGGAGATTAATAGATGCTGGATGCAGTCGTATGGTTGTTAATGTACATCATTTTGCAAACCAGATAACAGACTATTTGGATGCACACAACTATGGTGTGGATATCTATGTGTCTGATGAAACAGAGCAGCTCCTTGACACCGGTGGTGGTATCAAGCGAGCTGCTTCGCTTTTTGATCAGTATCAGCCAGTGCTGATTCACAATGTTGACATATTAAGTAATGTGGATTTAGCTGCTTTCTATCGCCATGCTTTAGAAACAAAGGCAGATGCTCTGCTGTTGGTAAGCCGTCGTGTGACCCAACGTTACTTGATATTTGATAGTAATATGCGCTTGGTGGGCTGGACAAATGTGGCTACAGGCGAGGTGAAGTCACCTCATGCCGAGATACGTCAGTTGCATTTCGTCTCACCAACAGAGGAAGAAAGTTCTTATTATCAGAACAACTGTTACCTCTGTGCCTTCTCTGGTATACACGTGTTAGCTCCCTCTGCGGTACAAACCGTTGAGGCTGTTGATAAGGATAAGTTCCCCATTATGGACTTCTATCTCAACAATTGCGACACACTTGATATCCGTGGCGAACTAAAAACCGACCTTCATCTACTTGATGTAGGCAAACTCGACAGCTTACAAGCTGCTGAAGACTTTATTGCAAATTCAGAGTATCAAAGCTCCAAGACGGAGAACTGA
- a CDS encoding MGMT family protein, whose translation MAVDIEEFRKEVYNVVASIPSGRVLSYGQIAWLVGCPRHARLVGKVLHGVSETENLPCHRVVNGNGRTAPCWEEQRGLLETEGITFRANGCVDMRKWQWKLEE comes from the coding sequence ATGGCTGTAGATATAGAAGAATTTCGCAAGGAAGTTTATAACGTTGTGGCATCAATCCCGAGCGGTCGTGTACTGAGTTATGGGCAAATAGCATGGCTTGTAGGCTGTCCTCGTCATGCTCGTTTGGTTGGAAAAGTGCTACATGGCGTATCTGAAACAGAAAATTTGCCATGTCATCGAGTTGTAAATGGTAACGGACGTACGGCTCCTTGTTGGGAAGAACAGCGCGGTTTGTTGGAAACTGAAGGAATAACCTTCCGTGCAAATGGTTGTGTCGATATGAGAAAATGGCAATGGAAACTGGAGGAGTAA
- a CDS encoding glutathione peroxidase has protein sequence MATVYDFNLKDKKGNEVSLETYKGKVLLIVNTATGCGFTPQYEELEAMYRSLKEKGLEILDIPCDQFGHQAPGTDEEIHEFCTAKFGTDFPQFKKSDVNGANELPLYTWLKSEKGYAGGAYEEKLAAIMEDLYNKANTEPRKQNDIQWNFTKFLVNRNGEVVARFEPTVDLKEVQKAVEAAL, from the coding sequence ATGGCAACAGTTTATGATTTCAATTTGAAAGATAAGAAAGGTAACGAGGTAAGTCTCGAGACATATAAGGGTAAGGTACTTCTTATCGTAAACACAGCGACAGGTTGTGGTTTTACTCCACAGTATGAGGAGTTGGAGGCAATGTACCGCAGTCTGAAGGAGAAGGGTCTTGAGATTCTCGATATTCCATGTGATCAGTTCGGTCATCAGGCTCCAGGTACAGACGAGGAGATTCACGAGTTCTGTACAGCAAAGTTTGGTACTGACTTCCCACAGTTCAAGAAGAGCGATGTGAACGGTGCTAACGAGCTCCCTCTCTATACATGGTTGAAGAGTGAGAAGGGCTATGCAGGTGGTGCATATGAGGAGAAGTTGGCTGCTATTATGGAAGACCTTTACAACAAGGCAAACACAGAGCCACGCAAGCAGAACGACATCCAGTGGAACTTCACAAAGTTCCTCGTTAACCGCAATGGTGAGGTTGTTGCACGCTTCGAGCCTACAGTAGACCTCAAGGAGGTTCAGAAGGCTGTTGAGGCTGCGCTTTAA
- a CDS encoding membrane protein, with product MNKVKMIFRLLLGAFMTYAGVSHLTFNRLEFVAQVPMWLRFSEGFTDFVVLSSGVVEIALGLSMLFLYKHKAVVGALLALFFVLIFPGNLNQYFYHIDSFGLNTDTARLIRLFFQPVLIAWALWSTGGWQVCKEWMSRLRK from the coding sequence ATGAACAAAGTAAAGATGATTTTCCGCCTCCTTTTAGGAGCCTTTATGACGTATGCAGGTGTTTCTCACCTGACTTTTAACCGATTGGAGTTCGTGGCACAGGTGCCTATGTGGCTTCGATTCTCAGAAGGATTTACCGATTTCGTGGTACTTTCTTCAGGTGTAGTAGAGATTGCTTTGGGTTTGAGTATGCTATTCTTGTATAAGCATAAGGCGGTAGTAGGAGCGTTGCTCGCCCTCTTTTTTGTACTCATCTTCCCTGGAAACCTCAATCAATATTTCTATCATATTGATTCATTCGGGTTGAATACTGACACTGCACGTCTTATCCGACTATTCTTCCAGCCAGTACTGATAGCATGGGCATTGTGGTCTACTGGTGGTTGGCAGGTTTGCAAAGAATGGATGTCGAGATTAAGAAAATAA
- a CDS encoding HNH endonuclease family protein, whose product MMTIKQIEVTVGDIARGYINNEEQGVRGYGGQLDIRPPYQREFIYNENEQQAVISTVLKGYPLNVMYWVRRSEDAECPYEVMDGQQRTLSLCEYVDGKFAYDFKNFFNQPADIQKLILDYPLTIYLCEGEPSEKLEWFKTINIAGKPLNEQEINNAVYAGPFVTDAKRHFSKSNCGAYRLGKDLVNGTPIRQEFLKKALEWMAEYETREGKPQSVVGYMAEHQHDPNANNLWTYFQNVLNWTITNFDLKKFKKIMKGLNWALYYDKYHSTTLDTADLASRISKLILDSDVQKQMGIIPYVLTGDERHLDLRCFPDDIKQAVWEKQYHICPSCKKEFDYEFMEGDHITPWREGGRTVIENCQMLCRECNRRKGGR is encoded by the coding sequence ATGATGACAATCAAACAAATAGAGGTAACTGTAGGTGATATAGCACGTGGTTACATAAATAACGAGGAACAGGGAGTACGTGGTTATGGTGGACAATTGGACATTCGCCCACCTTATCAACGTGAGTTTATATATAATGAGAACGAACAACAAGCTGTAATATCAACAGTTTTAAAAGGCTACCCACTGAATGTAATGTATTGGGTAAGGCGTAGTGAGGATGCAGAATGCCCTTATGAAGTGATGGATGGACAGCAAAGAACGCTCTCACTCTGTGAGTATGTAGATGGGAAGTTTGCTTATGATTTCAAAAACTTTTTCAATCAACCTGCAGATATACAGAAACTTATCCTCGATTATCCGTTGACTATCTACCTTTGTGAGGGCGAACCCTCTGAGAAGTTAGAATGGTTCAAGACAATAAACATCGCTGGTAAGCCCCTAAACGAGCAGGAGATAAATAATGCTGTCTATGCTGGTCCCTTTGTTACGGATGCTAAACGCCATTTCTCTAAGTCAAACTGTGGTGCATATCGTTTGGGAAAAGACTTGGTTAATGGTACGCCAATTCGACAAGAGTTCTTGAAGAAGGCACTGGAATGGATGGCAGAATACGAAACAAGAGAAGGAAAACCGCAGTCTGTGGTTGGTTATATGGCGGAACATCAGCATGACCCAAATGCAAATAATCTTTGGACTTACTTTCAGAATGTACTTAATTGGACTATAACAAACTTTGATTTGAAGAAGTTTAAAAAGATTATGAAGGGTCTTAATTGGGCTTTATACTATGATAAATATCACAGTACAACTCTTGATACAGCAGACTTAGCCAGCAGAATTTCTAAACTGATTCTTGATAGTGATGTGCAGAAACAAATGGGTATAATTCCATACGTGCTGACGGGAGATGAGCGTCACCTTGATTTGCGTTGTTTTCCAGATGATATTAAACAAGCTGTGTGGGAAAAGCAATATCATATTTGTCCGTCTTGTAAAAAAGAGTTTGATTATGAGTTTATGGAGGGTGACCATATTACTCCATGGCGTGAAGGCGGAAGAACTGTGATAGAAAATTGTCAGATGCTTTGTCGTGAGTGTAATAGGCGGAAAGGAGGTCGGTAG
- a CDS encoding adenine-specific methyltransferase EcoRI family protein, with protein MANKNLNAAKTAKKDEFYTQLSDIERELQHYWKHFCGKTVLCNCDDPYESNFFKYFALRFNQLGLKKLICTCYNGSPMQGNELVFRFDDADSEPQKVAYKMEVTEVKDMNGDGAVDLSDVRYLLMNDKNVMSILQPGDFRSPECVALLKEADIVVSNPPFSLFREYIGQLMAYDKKFIILGHQNAITYKEVFPLIKENKLWLGYGFKGGATHFYSPYEDTATAGNHKEDQIRVSGVIWFTNLEIPKRNEELDLVCRYSPEEYPKYDNYDAINVGRTQDIPMDYKGLMGVPITFLDKYNPNQFEIIWQASGNTRASAPKEVLEIMGYTNHKEDRGGCGVVNGKRQYSRIIIRNKRL; from the coding sequence ATGGCAAACAAAAACCTAAATGCTGCAAAGACAGCTAAAAAAGACGAGTTTTATACGCAGTTGAGCGATATAGAACGAGAATTACAACATTATTGGAAACACTTCTGTGGAAAGACAGTGCTCTGTAATTGTGATGACCCTTACGAGAGTAACTTCTTTAAATACTTTGCTTTACGCTTTAATCAGTTAGGATTAAAGAAACTTATCTGCACCTGTTATAATGGCTCTCCAATGCAAGGTAACGAGTTGGTGTTCCGTTTTGATGACGCAGACTCCGAACCACAGAAAGTTGCTTATAAGATGGAAGTAACCGAAGTGAAGGATATGAATGGGGATGGGGCAGTTGATTTATCCGATGTTCGCTACCTTTTAATGAATGATAAGAATGTGATGTCTATTCTGCAGCCTGGTGATTTCCGTTCACCTGAGTGTGTTGCTCTTTTGAAGGAAGCTGATATCGTTGTTTCTAATCCGCCTTTCTCTTTATTCCGAGAGTATATAGGACAGTTAATGGCTTACGATAAGAAGTTTATTATTTTGGGGCATCAGAATGCTATTACGTATAAGGAAGTATTTCCACTCATCAAAGAGAATAAGCTATGGTTAGGTTATGGATTCAAAGGAGGAGCAACTCATTTCTATTCACCGTATGAAGATACGGCAACGGCTGGTAATCATAAAGAAGACCAAATACGTGTGTCTGGGGTCATTTGGTTTACTAACTTGGAAATACCCAAGCGCAATGAAGAGTTAGATTTAGTATGTCGCTATTCACCAGAAGAGTATCCAAAGTATGATAACTATGATGCTATTAATGTTGGACGTACTCAAGATATTCCCATGGATTATAAAGGGTTAATGGGAGTTCCTATAACTTTTCTCGATAAGTATAATCCAAATCAGTTTGAAATTATTTGGCAAGCAAGTGGGAATACACGTGCTTCTGCTCCCAAGGAAGTATTAGAAATAATGGGTTATACTAATCATAAAGAAGATCGAGGCGGTTGTGGAGTCGTTAATGGTAAACGGCAATATAGTAGAATAATTATTCGTAATAAACGTCTTTAA
- the rlmN gene encoding 23S rRNA (adenine(2503)-C(2))-methyltransferase RlmN, with amino-acid sequence MESAKKYLLGMTLGELKEVAKSLGMPAFTGGQIAKWLYTQHVKSIDEMTNISKANREKLAAEYAIGCKEPIDAQHSKDGTIKYLFPTDSGKFVETVYIPDEDRATLCVSSQVGCKMNCLFCQTGKQGFEGSLSATDILNQIYSLPERDKLTNIVFMGQGEPMDNLDNVLRTTEIMTADFGYGWSPKRITVSSVGVKGKLKRFLDESDCHVAISMHTPLHEQRSELMPAEKGMSIDSIIELLSNYDFSHQRRLSFEYIVFKDFNDSEEHAKAIVQLLKGLDCRMNLIRFHPIPNIPLQGVDDHRMEKFRNYLTQHGVFTTIRASRGQDIFAACGLLSTAKKIEEERGRGKK; translated from the coding sequence ATGGAAAGTGCAAAGAAGTATTTGTTGGGAATGACACTTGGCGAACTAAAAGAGGTTGCCAAGTCGCTCGGAATGCCAGCTTTTACAGGCGGACAGATAGCCAAATGGCTCTATACACAGCATGTGAAAAGTATTGATGAGATGACGAATATCTCAAAAGCAAACAGAGAGAAACTCGCTGCTGAATATGCTATTGGCTGCAAAGAGCCTATCGATGCACAACATTCTAAAGACGGAACTATCAAATATCTCTTCCCTACTGACAGTGGTAAGTTTGTTGAAACGGTGTATATTCCAGACGAAGACCGTGCTACACTCTGTGTTTCTTCACAAGTAGGATGTAAGATGAACTGCCTCTTCTGTCAGACAGGAAAGCAGGGATTCGAAGGTAGTCTTTCAGCTACAGATATTCTCAATCAGATTTATTCCCTCCCTGAACGTGATAAATTGACGAATATCGTCTTCATGGGTCAGGGTGAGCCAATGGATAACCTTGACAACGTACTGCGCACCACAGAGATTATGACTGCTGACTTTGGTTACGGATGGTCACCAAAGCGAATCACAGTAAGCAGTGTGGGTGTCAAAGGAAAGCTAAAACGATTCCTTGATGAGAGCGACTGCCACGTTGCTATCAGTATGCACACCCCTTTACACGAGCAACGTTCGGAGTTGATGCCAGCAGAAAAAGGAATGTCTATTGATAGTATTATTGAGTTACTCAGCAATTACGACTTCTCTCATCAGCGCCGTCTGTCATTCGAATATATTGTCTTCAAGGATTTCAACGACAGCGAGGAACATGCCAAGGCTATCGTACAACTACTCAAAGGATTGGACTGCCGAATGAATCTTATTCGCTTCCATCCTATCCCTAATATCCCATTGCAGGGTGTTGATGACCACAGAATGGAGAAATTCAGAAACTATCTAACACAACATGGAGTCTTCACAACTATCCGTGCCAGTCGTGGACAGGATATCTTTGCAGCCTGCGGTCTGCTCTCAACAGCAAAGAAGATAGAAGAAGAAAGAGGGAGAGGGAAAAAGTAA
- a CDS encoding PdxA family protein has product MNDNKRVRVAITHGDTNDIGYELIFKTFAEPEMLELCTPIIYGSPKVATYHRNALDIEANFTIIKDASEAQNGRLNLLPVFDDEIKVDLGVASEESGIAGLRAVDKALEDYRQGLFDVLVTAPIDNNEHFHFSGQSRYIEDHMESEEQGLSILINDGLRVALATRNLPLRQVAESISKASIVNNASALFKSLRRDFRLSCPRIAVLGLNPKAGDNGLLGSEEHEIILPAIDELVENGIQAFGPYPADTFFGCNYTEHFDGILAMYYEQGLAPFRTLSVSHGIIYTAGLPLVRTSAEIPNSLSLAGKGVVDELPFRHAIYLAIDIFRNRAEYDAPMGNPLPKLYKERRDESDKVRFAIPRKREDRIPNNDENRNTKETH; this is encoded by the coding sequence ATGAACGATAATAAAAGAGTCCGCGTAGCAATCACACACGGAGATACCAACGACATTGGATATGAGCTTATCTTTAAGACCTTTGCCGAACCAGAGATGCTGGAGCTTTGTACGCCTATCATTTATGGTTCGCCTAAAGTAGCCACCTATCATCGTAATGCACTTGACATAGAAGCTAACTTCACTATCATCAAAGATGCATCAGAAGCACAGAACGGACGACTCAACTTGCTCCCTGTATTTGATGACGAAATTAAAGTTGATTTGGGCGTTGCTTCAGAGGAGTCTGGTATTGCTGGCTTACGTGCTGTAGACAAGGCTTTAGAGGACTATCGCCAAGGACTATTTGACGTTCTCGTTACAGCTCCTATTGACAATAATGAGCACTTCCACTTCAGTGGTCAGAGCCGTTACATTGAAGATCACATGGAATCAGAGGAGCAAGGCTTGTCAATCTTGATAAACGATGGACTGCGAGTTGCCCTTGCTACACGTAATCTCCCACTGCGCCAAGTAGCAGAATCAATATCAAAGGCAAGTATTGTTAACAATGCAAGTGCACTCTTTAAGAGTCTTCGTCGCGACTTCCGCCTTTCTTGTCCACGCATAGCAGTGCTTGGACTGAATCCTAAGGCTGGCGACAATGGTTTGTTAGGCTCTGAAGAGCATGAGATAATCTTGCCAGCTATTGACGAACTTGTTGAGAATGGCATACAAGCCTTTGGTCCTTACCCTGCCGATACGTTCTTTGGCTGCAATTACACAGAGCATTTTGATGGCATTTTAGCAATGTATTACGAACAAGGACTTGCTCCTTTCCGTACACTTTCTGTGTCTCATGGTATCATTTACACAGCAGGATTGCCACTCGTTCGCACCTCTGCAGAAATACCTAATAGCCTTTCATTAGCAGGTAAGGGCGTTGTTGACGAACTACCATTCCGTCATGCAATCTATCTTGCTATTGACATCTTCCGCAATCGTGCAGAATATGATGCACCAATGGGCAATCCACTTCCAAAGCTTTACAAGGAAAGAAGAGACGAAAGCGACAAGGTGCGCTTTGCTATTCCACGTAAGCGTGAGGATCGCATACCAAACAATGATGAAAACCGTAATACGAAGGAGACACACTAA
- a CDS encoding lysylphosphatidylglycerol synthase transmembrane domain-containing protein, giving the protein MNKKFQNIFFTFGLVVLCIMVYNLDFADAWQKIQHAGYWFFAVVVLWVFLYIFNTAAWFTIIRSQTQDAEERKKVSFFWLYKVTVSGFALNYATPGGLMGGEPYRIMELTPKIGAERATSSVVLYAMTHIFSHFWFWLISIFLYIFTRPVNLLMGTMLAVVFVFCVSAIWFFLTGYKKGLAVRVMNLVRHIPFVKKWAEPFVANHKEELDRIDTQIASLHNQNPRTFLTVVLLELSCRICSALEIFFILLVLLPSVNYFDCILILAFTSLFANMLFFIPLQLGGREGGFLMSVKGLGLTLEAGIFVALLVRIRELIWTAIGLLLIKLDRKRNK; this is encoded by the coding sequence ATGAACAAAAAGTTTCAGAACATCTTCTTCACTTTTGGCTTGGTTGTACTCTGTATTATGGTGTACAACCTTGACTTTGCTGATGCATGGCAGAAAATACAGCATGCAGGCTACTGGTTCTTTGCAGTAGTTGTACTATGGGTATTCTTATACATCTTTAATACTGCAGCTTGGTTTACAATTATACGTAGTCAGACACAAGACGCTGAGGAGCGGAAGAAAGTATCATTCTTCTGGCTTTATAAGGTTACTGTATCAGGCTTTGCACTTAACTATGCAACTCCTGGAGGACTAATGGGTGGCGAACCATATCGTATCATGGAGCTGACACCGAAGATTGGAGCAGAACGTGCTACATCTTCTGTCGTCCTTTATGCTATGACACACATCTTTAGTCATTTCTGGTTTTGGCTTATATCCATCTTCCTTTATATTTTCACGCGACCAGTCAACCTCCTGATGGGCACGATGTTAGCTGTCGTTTTTGTTTTCTGCGTATCTGCAATTTGGTTCTTCCTCACTGGTTATAAAAAAGGATTAGCAGTCCGCGTAATGAACCTTGTTCGCCACATTCCTTTTGTTAAGAAATGGGCAGAACCTTTTGTTGCCAATCATAAGGAAGAACTTGACAGAATTGACACACAGATAGCATCATTGCACAACCAAAACCCACGTACCTTCCTCACCGTTGTTCTACTTGAATTATCTTGCAGAATTTGCAGTGCTTTAGAGATATTCTTCATCCTTTTGGTATTGCTACCTTCTGTCAATTACTTTGATTGCATTCTCATCCTTGCGTTCACCTCTCTCTTTGCTAATATGCTCTTCTTCATACCTCTACAATTAGGTGGTCGTGAAGGAGGTTTCCTGATGTCTGTTAAAGGCTTAGGACTCACGCTCGAAGCGGGCATTTTCGTTGCTCTACTTGTCCGTATCCGTGAACTTATTTGGACAGCTATTGGCTTATTGCTTATCAAACTGGATAGGAAGAGGAACAAGTAA